The DNA segment ttctgtgaacctgctgaacccattatcatcctcattattattattaagtagaatataaatataaaagataaatacagaacatgtcccatataatgaaaaagagacttttgttaaaaaagtgttaaaggttaaataagtacattaacaaaagaaataaacatgcattttatgcactttattggaatttccagtaaaaaaaaatcagtcaaatcacaaagatattaataaacatgagtgacaagtgatgtatttttattcacatcatcagtatttgTGTGCACTATTGAGGGATTCGAACCAGCGTCATTCNNNNNNNNNNNNNNNNNNNNNNNNNNNNNNNNNNNNNNNNNNNNNNNNNNNNNNNNNNNNNNNNNNNNNNNNNNNNNNNNNNNNNNNNNNNNNNNNNNNNATAAACTGTTTTAATACAAATcttattgaaataaatgaaaaaatccgaaaaaaaaaagtccagttGAAATATCTTCATATCTGAAACAATCTGTATGGTATAAAGTAAAGCTCTCTGAAAAGCTTCTGCTAAAGATTCTGAATCAAGCCAGAAGATggggtttgtgtctgtgttcctCCTCTGCTCTCCTCAGCTGTACTCAGACATGCTCtatatcaggggtcaccaacctttttgaaactgagagctacttcttgggtaccgattaatgtgaagggtttgatacacacttctgaaatgacaaatttgctcaatttacctttaataatatgttattattaatattaatattatatattaatatattcatctatatctagtcatctatattttaataagaatagcaacaaaaaaattagatgcagctcactaAGTGgcgctatttttagaaaaggcgactcatgtggtcctatTTCTTAACCTTGCGCTACATTAGGataaaaccttgagaggaaccagactcaaaagggaatcccatcctcatttgggggatatcaagagtgtgattatgaatcttaaaacaatacaaaacaccaagGAGTAAAAACtaccatgagcactggagtgtgtgatggtctgtaatcttcatgaggtgtgtgtgtattaatctGAAGTTTCAGGAGCCACCCAGTAAACTCCATGCAGTGGATCCAGTAGAATGGGGAATAATGCAATCAGAGAcacagggtttatttttatgtttttatttttgttattgtttatgtttgtttgttaatattttaaagtgattttttgtgatattttatctttaggtggtggtgaaggtttGGAGGTGATCATCTAAAAAAGACAAGAGCACACGATTGCATgttcaagcacacacacacacacacacacacacacacacacacacacacacacacacacacacacacacacctttctactGGATTGTTCCAGTGGCCGTCACCACATGGAGGAACAGAATcaatttgtcaaaaatacaaaaacatgaaaacgcGATCAAAATGAATAAACGTTTCGCCTCGTGATTATTAGCTGCTGGTTTGTTTACTACAGTTGCTAAGATACACACAAGAGTGAGTTGATGGATCGCAGTGCTGTTTGTTGACCACGCCTATTATGTCTGTCAACTGACCAATCAATGCAGAGTTTGTTTAAAGTTCCATACAGAGTATGTAGCAGCCTATTGAGTGACGTCATCACCCGGCCTGCCGCGTAGCCTAGTGGTCACGTGGTCGGTTACTGCGTTCAATAAGGTCCTATAATGGGTTGTtggtgtttttaattatttatttattatttttattatttatttatgtatttattatttgttttatttatttgcttattttattttttgcatctgtgcctgaattaatttatttatttgggtgTTTTTATGTATTGATTAATGTTTGACATAAACAATGCgaaaaataacagaaattatcttattctcttttttcttcattttttgcctgtaaagtttaaataacattggattgttttcttttttttctatattttttgtaGTGAAGTGaattttgtgtcattgctgctacactgtgcatctgaacaaTTATGActcaaatattacaataaactttaggtttttatcacattttctactttcattcatctgattgtctccccagtgtccaactgctccatggctttgtgtatcagtcacctcacaactatagaaAAGATTTACCACTagtctcctttctttcttaattcagTCTCTCAGTTAGTTTATAGTCACTCAGTGTGAAATCTGGGGCTGTTTAGATGAACACAACGATGATTTCCTGCAGGAATTGAGGAAAGACACACAAAGCTTTTGCTCAGcagctctcagtgtctctctgtttttagTTTCATCAATACGTCTGGTAATTGTGTAATCTGAGAGGAACTTTAGCTATTTCTTTAACTGCGTCAGGGACGAGCATCTTGTTGACAGCGGCTTTGCAGGCAGgtagcattaatgtctctgccacagtgtggggctttttttgattaggctacgagttcagctactaggtagctcactttgagatctctctcattcacctttctggtttttttattaatgttgacCTCATTAATTCtattgtcatgaataaacaaggtcattattgcgccacctactgtcactcaattactgtacatggtggagtattttcattactctgtcagtcactacatcagagaaacagccactaaacaatgcagattattttcagtaacttaataatcattttctataaaacccgctctctcatctcatctcttatCATTCAACTTTTTCTATATCTAATgcagttcttcttctcttcttcttcttcttcttcttattattattattattattagtgttattaattTCTTCTACTCCATGCTTTGATCGTCAGTTAAAAAGTCCAAATTCACAATATAGAACTACTGCAACATTTCAGTGGtaacatacagcatgtttttgtaaagtaagtGACTAAAAACCCCAAAGGAATTTTCTTGTCACTTTATATAAGTTGTTTTAGAAAAAGCATCAATTAAATGAAGAGAAGCcccttttttaataacactgtttttgttcctgtgtatttgggtgtgttttaattttagagcatgttgtatttaataacctttgcatgtgtttaaatgcttttccttttcatgttttctctctGAAGCGTTTACTAAGAGCTTACGAGCACCAGGGCTTTGTTTTGCAACTGATCCTGAAGCAGAACAAGATCACATTCAAGCACGTTCCCTCAGCCATCACCAAGTGCCTTAGATCAGcttcctccatcatcacataaaacctaaaaatgtgatctctttataaatattttttatagattatagttataacattgtatatttttgtacataaataaataaaatacacagtagaTCTGCACTGCGTTACTCGTTGTCtctaatagtttatacagtggcaggtcttcagtcccaatccccctcttaataacatcattatgatgccacagctatagaattatacagatatgcagtataacagagcccTGCATCACCGACATTTCATACAGCGTGTTATATCTTCGGCAATCAGTTCCACACGGCGAGTCACAGTTCTGCGTAACAGACTGATTTTTTCAAACTTGCCTTTGCTCTCCGGACACAAGACACCTGCCGTCTCTACCATGCATTCTTTTAAAAACCTGCCTTTGGAGAAAGGCTTGCTAGCTTTTGCTAATTTGAATGCCAGCAAAAAACTTGCCTTGGTACTTGCTCTTGAATCGCAGTTTGCCGGTGAAAAAATTTTGTCTGCGTCTGTAAATTAGCTGCCAACCTCTGAGCCATAGCCGCCCGTTCCTGCGTTGACTGCTTGCTAGCGTAGTCGGCATGCTTCATAGCAAGGTGACGGCTGATATTGTACTCGTTGAAAACCGCGACAGTTTCTTGGCATATTGGGCATACAACTTTcagtgaaaatatattttgttgtccACTCCGTATTAAACACTCGGCGCTCactatccacttttcttttctttgataaGCTAATTTTTGCAGAAGGGCTCATAAGATGGTCACGTTcggcgggccggattaataaacccaacgGGCAGTGTGTGGCCCATGTCtggtctataggatctttacaatgtgtgtatgtaaggtaCACAGAAAGTCTTTGTGTGGGTTCACACATATCTGGTTACTATGttttcttacccaatcaggaacagtattagctcaggttttttcagtgtgtatatatacttgtctgttatctgcaataaactgaagaagaacatatgctgcattctgtgtgctgtgtgattcttccctgatcagcaAAGACACCACGGGCATCGTAGATCGTATGAAAAACCTctttaataattaagtgtttgtTTGGGcttaataaaaatctaacaacatCTGAGtgaaagaaaggatgtcgtgaaGAAATGTGTGGTGCGTTAGAggtttttaattttgcctcttttttttataatattgatttatttatatttgtaagaaaaatagagaaattcatgctgcattaattgcgcattaataaaataagtgctgttaaaatgaatttgggtTAATGTGTTATTAACTCGTtcattttgaaagttttttcaGTATAATGGACATTATATAAAGGTCAACCCaaagttgttaagctttttcatgaaaacagcaggaaaactgtaatgcgaggaaaatgcacaagaatctgcatgcgctctgttatactgcatgtattatatgctgtataataatgatggtttctacagctgtggcatcatattgATGTTATTAAGAGGATGATTGGGACTGAAGGCAGATGATTGGGTGTAAAATGCACGACCCACCACTGTAAAGAGACAATCAATAACACTGTGCAgatctattatgtattttattgtgtacaattatgtacaaaaaatattacaaaaaataatctattattaattatttaatgtaattaatttttttgtctttatgtgcGAACGGAGAAAGCTGATCTGCTGaaggcacttggtgacggctggAGGAACGGGCTTTGTGAGATCTTTTTTCCACGATTCCAAAGCGTTCAGAGCGACTTTGgggttgctgggtgccagatcatgagtggcataaACCACTGCGAGCTGCAGCTCCcacggcaaatctgcacacaaaatccatcataaaattaggacttgctgaagcactttcctgttgatagagaactaaaaatcagaaaataaagataaagattgatAAAGGACTTGTTTATTTGATCCTTTAGTGATACCTTTTTGTCTTCCGAACTCAGTAACGCTTTTTGTTAGATCTTCAACTGATGTTGCCATGTTCTCCTTAAGGCCTTGTTGGCCAAGTCGCCCTGTTTGAGATGGACAGAGTGCATGAACATGAGAACATgagtgaaaaacagaagaatccagaaataatgAGAGATAATGCTCTAACACACAATTTATAGgaaacttaccaagtagcctgaatattgctgctacagagacgtttctgaactttgtttcctctgtttgtgtttgttttagccAAGTGTTCAAAATGAGCCACAcactttttccaaaaaaataaaaaattggacaTATTAAGTTTTCTTGAGGCAGTAATAGAATACCATCAATTGTACGTTTATGCAACAAGAATGTAAACATTTGCAGTATTTGGGACACACTGTCTCATATGAGTCTAGAAAGATGAGAATTTAACACATTGAAGCAGTTTCACATTCAGTACCGTATAACATGGGAGACGGTCCAaatccagcccagttgtgcacagaGAAGGTCCAGGCTGAATACGTAGTCCCAGGCAGCAGGACAGAGATCATCACCATACCAACTGCTCTTCTGGAAAGTCAGACTTTTGTCTTTCAGAAGAGCCttcagtgtgctggtgatggCTCTGTAGATGTCTCCAGGAGGCTCCTGTGAGAAAATAGTCAgatcatttctttaaaaaccagatcaatgaaacaatgtttacaataatatgaTCATAACTGAAAGGTCACAACCAAATACAAGTGCAGATGATTGAAATACTGAGGTAGAGCTCTAACTGTGCATTCTGCTCTTTTTATAACCTCCATTTATTACTCTTATGTAAGGAGGAGTTTTAGAAAAGATTTTAGATACACATGCAAAGTAGCACACGTTACTAAAGGGTTTATGTATCAGACAGTAGCAGGAGTAAATAATGCTCTAGAATAGTACATGAGTATGTAATTTGAGGCACagatttagtttgtttattcagtAGTGAGCACAGTGTCACATGGTTCTATATCACTTcctttattagtatattatgaaACACAGATTTATTTGCTTGCATGTTTATTGCACTGatctgatcatttttatcataaaCAGCGTCATTAACGCTGGAGTTCAGTGCAGTTTCTTTGCTGCTGGTTATCAGcactaatacactacactaataaaaaaagactaaaatagTGATGTAGAATAGTGATAGATACTTATTGATTTAATTCATCATgaatttataatgtatttgcTCCATAAATAACATGGACATTGGAAATTAAAAGTAGATTAAGAATGAagtaaaacacataaaaattcCAGTTGAAAAACGATGTTTAATGACTGTTCTGGTGACTGTTGTGATGAGAATCAGCTACTTACTGTATCCCAGTGCAGATATTTGCTGAGCAAGTAATAAATCTTTCCGTATGCCTTCATTTTGCACACGATGTGAACGGCTCTGCATAAAGGGCTGTTACAGGAGAaaacacttggccatgctgtcaccatgaccattaTCAGTTTTGGGGCTTGAGAAAAgtctgcaaaggaaacaaaatgatatcacagatttaaaatacactgtttatgaagaaatacaaaaccaaaaacagaacacaattgCCTTctttatattccttttttttctatttattttttattttttttggtaaatatataatgaaatgtcaatataatctcaccttctttaagaaaTCTGTAGGCGAGGGCATGTGCTTTATGAGAGTCTCCTCTCTTTTGACACAATcccacataaaccctacagagagactgcaggagttcatgtcccATAGACTCTTTCTCTGCCTTGATCTTCTCCAAAACCGCTTTCAGAAATGTCTCTGCCAACGACTAAATGAGACGGAAGAAAAAGTTCAACCATCATCCGACTAAATCAAACCTGTATTAAAgtcatgtttttaaaacaaataatagggggttaagacttgactgtagatTAGGTTTAGGAAAACTACTCGACTTTgcataaaccaaaacctggagtAAACACTTTACATGAAATTTCAAATCTACTGTTCAATTTCAGAACATCAGgaccagtgaattatggatTGACTATTAAAACTGAGAAAACTCAATTCCAGAGCTATAGAATTGCATGTACACTGAATAAAATGCATGCGTTTGAATtgaatgcacactaaataaaacagaagataatcaCTGACCTCGTTCACACAAAACAtggaaatgacagatttttcttcatctgtcagAGAAGGAAGGTCACATTTCCCTTTAAGAAGTGCATCTATCCAGTTTGGAGATAAAACATCTGCACAggaatcctgcagtgtttttaatgcactAGTGATGAGGGATTGATCAAGTCGAGGCTTTTTAGCAGCACTGGGTGGTGGCATGTCTGATGCAGCTCTCTTTGTTCTAATATGAACAAAATGTGATCAAATCACATGACACAGACAATTCTACAGTATAGATAATACACTGGGAATGTGATATTACAGGAAATAAtcagtataaataaagtaaaaacagtaatagaaacttacttgtttgtgttggtgtcctgcatctttaaactttttgtatataaagtgtgcAATTATTAAATGTTTCGAAAAATATCCACAAGCAGTCCTGATTGTCCTGTCGCCAGAAAAAGAGATTGTTTGTGTACTGATTTCCATGGAAACGGGCCGTGGTTTTGTGACATGTACTTCTTTTTTGGTCTCTATTGATTGGTGCGTAGTGGAAAAGTGATGCACCAATCAGGGACGCGGACGCTACCAGAGAGGCGGAGTTTCTAGGATCAACGAGCCATCACTGTaaaagtgatgggaagatcggatcattttagtgaatcggttctttgaatcttatTCATGAAAATTAtcgaatctttttttaatcatttatttcctctacataacctacagagattttgcgatgctttgctcacgcgcgtccagtagaaaatgaacgaatcactctttgagacgaatcgttcttctgagtcacattaaagactcgtttagAATCAAGGAATCGTTCATAACCGACTCATCACTACTCTGCATCATCAGTAATGAGCTCCGGGTGAAActccgtgttccaggtggaggatgaagaccctctgccgggatggAGCGACTGTAAGACCCCTGTAACGGTGACTTTCTAGTCTTTAAgggttttattctctttgcaACACCGAgtcccacactttgagaaccactgagctaggctaactagccggctaactaATCTTAGCTTCAATAGGTTTTATCCTCAGGttaaatattctacatttagtgagttataaataaattataaatatcgtaataaagaataatagaatttatttgtttttggtcaACTTTCAGTTAAATATTCTAAGAAActagttaacacaaaaacagcactagcaaacccggctagcatgaggctaatgatgatgtctcctacaccattagccgaaatgtccatttctgctcactgcaacatttctggaaatTTTATCGctcatttattaatgtttttttagtcaaatttagcatttttttctgcaaGTCCACCTGTTTGAGGCTTTTATGGGTgatttgtttctcaataataataataataattgtaattataataatcataaatatcaCAACTaactattattttaataatcaattaatctaatgatttttcccaattaattggataaaaaacaaagttttataattggatgttttgcttattataactgtataaaaCGCTAATTCagagtatttatgtataaaaatgtactttaaaaatgCTCAAgtcacatattgagtttaacaatctttaatttagagattttaaagtttatagtaGCTGTTTGTTGACGAGTGCATGTGGGATTTCACCTTGAACACATTCACTCATGCtgcatttcttctttctgtaaaaaacacaaaacaaaaaaatcatttgagtATAAAagatgaagcaatttgtgtaaatcaacatttgtattgtattttacagATGTTCacaaacatacttaaaaaatctatataaaatataatacaacattgttttgacaatttttgtttaaaaactacagacattttgttcagttgtgaaaatataaacatctagaatatataattaaataaaattttgtataataatgaaatgatatttgcataaattaaatatacaaacatttgaaaacaagcatttgaacgtagtaaagttgcagtaaatcacgtttgagaacagaagttactgttgtagacaaatgctataaaaagagaaagaaacggagaaacgcagcaaatTAACAGacttaatggaaaaaaaaaggaaaaatatgcattggtgtacaaatgctgttatttgctgctttcagatttagtgtttgttcccactgttttaattaaatcatcacAATGTCACTTTAtataaaccaaaacctggagtAAACACTTTACATGAAATTTCAAATCTACTGTTCAATTTCAGAACATCAGgaccagtgaattatggatTGACTATTAAAACTGAGAAAACTCAATTCCAGAGCTATAGATTTGCATGTACACTGAATAAAATGCATGCGTTTGAATtga comes from the Silurus meridionalis isolate SWU-2019-XX chromosome 3, ASM1480568v1, whole genome shotgun sequence genome and includes:
- the LOC124382999 gene encoding little elongation complex subunit 1-like isoform X2; this translates as MQDTNTNKTKRAASDMPPPSAAKKPRLDQSLITSALKTLQDSCADVLSPNWIDALLKGKCDLPSLTDEEKSVISMFCVNESLAETFLKAVLEKIKAEKESMGHELLQSLCRVYVGLCQKRGDSHKAHALAYRFLKEDFSQAPKLIMVMVTAWPSVFSCNSPLCRAVHIVCKMKAYGKIYYLLSKYLHWDTEPPGDIYRAITSTLKALLKDKSLTFQKSSWYGDDLCPAAWDYVFSLDLLCAQLGWIWTVSHVIRVWLILNTWLKQTQTEETKFRNVSVAAIFRLLGRLGQQGLKENMATSVEDLTKSVTEFGRQKDLPWELQLAVVYATHDLAPSNPKVALNALESWKKDLTKPVPPAVTKCLQQISFLRSHIKTKKLITLNN
- the LOC124382999 gene encoding little elongation complex subunit 1-like isoform X3 gives rise to the protein MPPPSAAKKPRLDQSLITSALKTLQDSCADVLSPNWIDALLKGKCDLPSLTDEEKSVISMFCVNESLAETFLKAVLEKIKAEKESMGHELLQSLCRVYVGLCQKRGDSHKAHALAYRFLKEDFSQAPKLIMVMVTAWPSVFSCNSPLCRAVHIVCKMKAYGKIYYLLSKYLHWDTEPPGDIYRAITSTLKALLKDKSLTFQKSSWYGDDLCPAAWDYVFSLDLLCAQLGWIWTVSHVIRKSVWLILNTWLKQTQTEETKFRNVSVAAIFRLLGRLGQQGLKENMATSVEDLTKSVTEFGRQKDLPWELQLAVVYATHDLAPSNPKVALNALESWKKDLTKPVPPAVTKCLQQISFLRSHIKTKKLITLNN
- the LOC124382999 gene encoding little elongation complex subunit 1-like isoform X1 translates to MQDTNTNKTKRAASDMPPPSAAKKPRLDQSLITSALKTLQDSCADVLSPNWIDALLKGKCDLPSLTDEEKSVISMFCVNESLAETFLKAVLEKIKAEKESMGHELLQSLCRVYVGLCQKRGDSHKAHALAYRFLKEDFSQAPKLIMVMVTAWPSVFSCNSPLCRAVHIVCKMKAYGKIYYLLSKYLHWDTEPPGDIYRAITSTLKALLKDKSLTFQKSSWYGDDLCPAAWDYVFSLDLLCAQLGWIWTVSHVIRKSVWLILNTWLKQTQTEETKFRNVSVAAIFRLLGRLGQQGLKENMATSVEDLTKSVTEFGRQKDLPWELQLAVVYATHDLAPSNPKVALNALESWKKDLTKPVPPAVTKCLQQISFLRSHIKTKKLITLNN